TTGCCTTATCAGCTTAAAAAAGATCTAGTAACCTCCAAACAACCCACGATAGATATTCGCTATAACAGCCAATTCCTGTTGGTAGGTAAGTTATTATCTAGCCAGCTGCAACTCAGTCTCGGTGAGGGATTAACGCATATTGGTGAAGTCAATTTATTACTTAAAGGCGCAAATAAAGCCACTGTCGATGTGAGTTTAACGCCTATTAGTAATCAAACAACGGCGTTATTTAACCGCAATAACAACTACGTTGGCTTTCTGGTTCCGCCCATATTGGTTGCACTATGGCAGCTACTGTCGATGCTGGTTTTTGTTAATAGCGTCAATACAGAGCTGATTCCTCAGGGTGAACGCAATTATCTAGCCAAAAATTTTTGGTCAACAGTGTGGGTGAAAATAGTGTTTTATAGCCCCATTATGCTAGTTCATGGTGGTTTTATTCTAATGTGGTTATATCATTATTTAGGCTTGCCTATTGCTGGTTCATTATGGCTATTGGTATTGGCGCAGGTTGTTATGCTCAGCGCATTGTGGTTGTTAGTGTTGTTTATTTTTATGGTGATGCGTGACAGTGCGCGGGTGGTGAGTTTTTGTACTGCATTGTTTGCCCCGGCATTCGCGTTTATGGGAATAACCTTTCCAGTAAATGATATGCCCTTATTGGCGCAGTGGTGGCGGCTAGTGATGCCATCAAGTCATTATATCGATTCACATGTCAGTGTGGTGAGCTACGGTGTTGGCTTACCACATGTATTACTGCAAATTAGCTCGTATTGGGGCTTTTTGCTGTTAGTTCCTTTGCTTTATATATTGGGACGTCATGCTCAAAAAATACCGCCACAGGTTACAAAGACCAAGCAGATTAATCTGGAGGTAAATGAATGAACTTCTGGCAGTTAATCGTTGCGGAGTGCAAAGCTATCTTGGCCGATAAAGCGATTGTAATGACGTTATTCGGCGGAGTTTTATTTTACTCAGTACTGTATCCGTTACCTTACTTGTATCAGGTGCCGACAGAACAACAGGTAGTCGTAGTTGATCATGATAATTCGTCACTGAGTCGTTTAGTTACTCGTCATGCCGATGCCAGTGCCAAGATAAAAATACTTGCTAATGTAAATAGCATTGATGAAGCGCAAACATGGATTGATCAAGGTAAAGCACATGGTTTACTGGTTATTCCGGCTAATTTTAGACGCGATTTGTTATTGGGAAAAGGTTCAACCTTAAGCTACGGTGGCGATGCGAGTTACTTTTTAATTTATTCTGCAGTTGCTGAAGGTTTAGTCTCTGCTGGTATAGATGCTAGCAAACAAGTGCAATTAATTGGGTTGCTGGCCCGTGGACAAAACCCGCAAGTAGCTCAACAAGCAGTTAATTCTATTAATATTAATTCAGTTCCCGCTTTTAACCCTAGTTTAGGTTACACACCGTATGTCGTGCCGGGTTTATTTTTATTAATTCTGCATCAAACCTTATTAATTGGCACGGGTATTTTAGGGGCAGGCCAATGGCGTAAGCCAGGCTATTGGCAACAAGTACGTCCAGTAACCTTGGTACTGGCAAGGCTCAGTGTGTTTATGATGATTTATGCACTATTTAGTAGTTTCTACTTAGGTGCTTGTTTTTATTGGTACAACGTTAGTGTACTTGCCACAGTGGCTGAAGTGGGTTTATTTATGGCGCCCTTTTTATTAGCAACAGGATCATTAGGTATTTATCTCAGCAGTTTATTTAGCCGTCGAGAATTTCCAACCCAATTATATTTATTGATATCGATGCCGATTTTATTCGTGTCAGGTTTTGTGTGGCCGATTGCATTAATTCCACAGCCATTAGTTTTTGCATCGCAAGTTATTCCGGCTGTTCCGGCAATTATGGGCATGCTAGAGTTAAATCAACTCGGCGCAGGTTGGTTGGCGGTAATGCCTAATTGGCTACAGCTTTGGGGCTTGTTCGCGGTTTTTGTCACCATGGCTATAGTGGCTATAGCGCGTAAACAAAAAGATTTTAAGCTTATATCTTAAATGTGGACCGACTCAGCGCTGCTTTATACTTAAGGAAAATATCACCATTTTTGGCACTTGGATTCAATAATAATAGACAGGTATTATATTGATTTACCTGTCTATTATTGTATTTTTAACAAGATATTTAAGGAGGTGCCTCTTTGACGGAGACAGTAAATCGTGTGGTTTTTTTGGTCTGGGTCCAATTACATCATTCCGTTTTGTACGTTGGTTAACGATGCTTGTAAACGGTCAACGTTATGCTGATAAATACCACTGTCATCAACTTTTGCCGCATATTTAAAGTCAGCTAAAGCACCGAGTTTGTCATTATTTAACAACTTCATTATGCCTCTATTATTATAGGCATAAGCCCGAACGGTCATTGATGGAATAGCGACCTGAGTATGGGCACTTCTCACTGCGGCATCACAAGCTTTTGCAGCGTTTTTCATATCAGATAATTGCACGTAACCAGCACATAGGTTTACATTGCGAGAGTAATCATCCACGCTATATTTACTGGCTGACAGTGTTGCTGTAAGTCCTTGTTGAATATCACCAGATTGCAATGCGTTAACACCTGGTACATCTTCAATTAATACCATTTTGTAGGCATGACTATTGATGTGTTGGCCTTGCTCGTCAGCCATAACATTGGTTGATGCTGTCAGTACTAATGTGGCACTCATTAGGCCATTAACGATATTCTTTCTCATGATGTCGCTCCTGTAAAGTGTGTGTAACGCCGCGCTACAAATGAACTTTAGAGAAAAGAGTTAAAGCCGACAAACGATAAAAAACGCATTAATGGATTAAAAAAACTCACTTATGGAGATGTTGTGATAATTTGGTTTAATTTATGGCCTGCGGCCATTACATCGTTGTGTTTCATGACATGGTCATCCAACGAATTGCTTAAATCAGCATCATTTTTATTAAGCCTTGGCAACTCACACATCTTTTGATAAACAGCCTTCAACGATATCAAGGGGTTGAATACTGAGAGTGTGTAAGCCATATTGATATGATGTAAAGTCTCTTTTTACTTATCTGTATTTGCATTATTTAAAATTTTAATGTCATTACATCAATAAGATAGAGTATGTAAGATTATAACTGATACTGAATCAAGGATGACCAGAAACTATTAGTAATGATGACTGACTTTTCAGCCGCAGTGTGTGGTTGATAATGCTAATAGTCTATTTAGGATTAATGATCATGTTTATTGAAGCCTCTAAATTTTCTTTTGTGAAAGAGCTTGAAGCTAATTGGGAAGTTATTCGGGATGAATTTCTTGCCCTACCAAATAACTCGTTTGACCCATGGGTTCAACAACAAATGCATGGTCAAGGCTGGAGTGTCTTTGGCTTATATGCGCTTGGAAATCGTGTTGAAGGTGCATGTGTTAAATGTCCTCAGACAGCGAAACTCCTTGAAAATATCGGTGGTGTTTCCCTCGCTGGTTTTTCACTGCTTGCACCGCAT
This region of Shewanella livingstonensis genomic DNA includes:
- a CDS encoding aspartyl/asparaginyl beta-hydroxylase domain-containing protein gives rise to the protein MLIVYLGLMIMFIEASKFSFVKELEANWEVIRDEFLALPNNSFDPWVQQQMHGQGWSVFGLYALGNRVEGACVKCPQTAKLLENIGGVSLAGFSLLAPHTHITPHVGWANSVYRLHLGLVVPPDCGLRVAGETRYWEEGKCLIFDDTAEHEAWNDSDQYRGTLMLDFLRPGICSFTEDMVPDAVRQYAKQLLK
- a CDS encoding ABC transporter permease produces the protein MRHLFQREWKTLWHSPWQLALVSYIPLMGVLALWWLFSAGLPRQLPVAVVDLDNSQISRMLTRQLSANAVIAPRSYANEASAIEAMRKVEVYGLVVLPYQLKKDLVTSKQPTIDIRYNSQFLLVGKLLSSQLQLSLGEGLTHIGEVNLLLKGANKATVDVSLTPISNQTTALFNRNNNYVGFLVPPILVALWQLLSMLVFVNSVNTELIPQGERNYLAKNFWSTVWVKIVFYSPIMLVHGGFILMWLYHYLGLPIAGSLWLLVLAQVVMLSALWLLVLFIFMVMRDSARVVSFCTALFAPAFAFMGITFPVNDMPLLAQWWRLVMPSSHYIDSHVSVVSYGVGLPHVLLQISSYWGFLLLVPLLYILGRHAQKIPPQVTKTKQINLEVNE
- a CDS encoding ABC transporter permease, which translates into the protein MNFWQLIVAECKAILADKAIVMTLFGGVLFYSVLYPLPYLYQVPTEQQVVVVDHDNSSLSRLVTRHADASAKIKILANVNSIDEAQTWIDQGKAHGLLVIPANFRRDLLLGKGSTLSYGGDASYFLIYSAVAEGLVSAGIDASKQVQLIGLLARGQNPQVAQQAVNSININSVPAFNPSLGYTPYVVPGLFLLILHQTLLIGTGILGAGQWRKPGYWQQVRPVTLVLARLSVFMMIYALFSSFYLGACFYWYNVSVLATVAEVGLFMAPFLLATGSLGIYLSSLFSRREFPTQLYLLISMPILFVSGFVWPIALIPQPLVFASQVIPAVPAIMGMLELNQLGAGWLAVMPNWLQLWGLFAVFVTMAIVAIARKQKDFKLIS